In Pedobacter heparinus DSM 2366, the following are encoded in one genomic region:
- a CDS encoding acyl-CoA carboxylase subunit beta translates to MNIEFNKNEDVNKQSVYELKTRLKKIYKGGGDKNAAKQKEKGKLLARERIAYLTDEGSEFLEIGAFAAEDMYAEQGGCPAAGVVCGIGYVSGRQCMIVANDATVKAGAWFPMTAKKNLRAQEIAMENRLPVIYLVDSAGVYLPMQDEIFPDKEHFGRMFRNNAIMSSDGIVQIAAIMGSCVAGGAYLPIMSDEAMIVDGTGSVFLAGSYLVKSAIGEDVDNETLGGATTHCEISGVTDYKHPNEQACLDSIRNIMSKLGAPEVAGFDRVKPLPPKKDEEELYGILPENREKPYEMLDVIERLVDGSEFEEYKKLYGQSVICGLGRIDGWAVGIVANQRKVVKSKKGEMQFGGVIYSDSADKAARFIMNCNQKKIPLVFLQDVTGFMVGSRSEQGGIIKDGAKMVNAVSNSVVPKFTIVIGNSYGAGNYAMCGKAYDPRLIYAWPSAKIAVMGGAQAAKVLLQIQEASLKAKAETITPEREAELLKEITDRYNSQTTPYYAASRLWVDGIIDPKETRKVISMGIEAANQSPIKKQFNVGIIQT, encoded by the coding sequence ATGAATATAGAATTCAACAAGAACGAAGATGTGAACAAACAGTCGGTTTACGAATTGAAAACCAGGCTTAAAAAAATATATAAAGGTGGGGGAGATAAGAATGCGGCCAAACAAAAGGAAAAAGGTAAGCTGCTGGCACGTGAGCGCATCGCTTACCTGACCGATGAAGGTTCGGAGTTCTTAGAGATCGGGGCCTTTGCCGCTGAAGATATGTATGCAGAACAAGGCGGTTGTCCCGCTGCCGGCGTAGTTTGCGGGATAGGCTATGTTTCCGGCCGGCAATGTATGATCGTTGCAAATGATGCAACCGTAAAGGCAGGGGCATGGTTTCCTATGACCGCTAAAAAGAACCTGCGTGCGCAGGAAATTGCCATGGAAAACCGTTTGCCTGTCATTTATCTGGTGGATAGCGCTGGTGTTTATCTGCCGATGCAGGACGAGATCTTTCCGGATAAAGAACATTTTGGAAGAATGTTCAGGAACAATGCGATCATGTCCTCTGATGGCATTGTACAGATTGCGGCCATTATGGGCTCATGTGTTGCCGGGGGAGCCTACCTCCCGATCATGAGTGATGAAGCCATGATTGTTGATGGTACCGGTTCTGTGTTTCTGGCGGGCTCGTACCTCGTCAAATCGGCCATAGGAGAGGATGTGGACAATGAAACCCTTGGCGGGGCAACCACACACTGTGAAATATCCGGGGTTACAGATTATAAGCATCCAAATGAACAGGCCTGCCTGGATAGCATACGGAACATCATGAGCAAGCTGGGGGCACCTGAGGTGGCCGGTTTTGACCGGGTTAAACCCTTGCCGCCTAAAAAAGATGAAGAAGAACTTTACGGCATATTACCTGAAAACAGGGAAAAACCTTATGAAATGCTGGATGTTATTGAACGCCTGGTAGATGGTTCTGAATTTGAAGAATATAAAAAATTATACGGGCAGAGCGTTATCTGCGGACTGGGCCGGATTGATGGCTGGGCTGTAGGTATTGTGGCCAACCAGCGTAAAGTGGTGAAATCCAAAAAAGGAGAAATGCAGTTTGGCGGGGTGATCTATTCAGATAGTGCCGACAAAGCGGCAAGGTTTATCATGAACTGTAACCAGAAAAAGATCCCCCTTGTATTTTTGCAGGATGTTACCGGCTTTATGGTCGGCAGCAGGTCTGAACAGGGCGGGATTATCAAAGATGGGGCAAAGATGGTGAACGCAGTTTCAAATTCGGTAGTGCCCAAATTTACCATTGTGATCGGAAATTCTTATGGGGCGGGTAATTATGCGATGTGTGGTAAAGCTTATGACCCCAGGCTGATCTATGCCTGGCCCAGTGCAAAAATAGCGGTAATGGGAGGGGCTCAGGCCGCAAAGGTATTGCTGCAGATCCAGGAAGCTTCATTAAAGGCAAAAGCTGAGACCATTACCCCGGAAAGGGAGGCCGAGCTGTTAAAAGAAATTACCGATAGGTATAACAGCCAGACTACTCCGTATTATGCGGCTTCCAGGTTATGGGTGGATGGCATCATAGATCCTAAAGAAACACGTAAAGTGATTTCTATGGGGATAGAGGCTGCAAATCAATCGCCCATAAAAAAACAGTTTAACGTGGGTATTATCCAGACCTGA
- the trxB gene encoding thioredoxin-disulfide reductase, translated as MSQEQEIEHVQCLIIGSGPAGYTAAIYAARADLKPVMYTGMEPGGQLTQTTDVDNFPGYPNGIMGPEMMEDFRKQAERFGTDIRFGYVSGVDFSTLPHKVIVDDIKTVTADTVIISTGATAKWLGLPSEQKYNGFGVSACAVCDGFFFRGQDVAIVGAGDTAAEEATYLAKLCKKVYMLVRRDEFRASKAMVHRVLNTPNIEVIYNTETREILGNGKNVTAVRVVNNQTGAETDLPVEGFFVAIGHKPNTDIFKGWLEMDDTGYLKTIPGSTKTNVEGVFASGDVQDSYYRQAITAAGSGCMAALDAERYLAAKEHEIKVIS; from the coding sequence ATGTCACAGGAACAAGAAATAGAACACGTTCAATGTTTAATTATAGGTTCGGGACCTGCAGGGTATACGGCAGCAATTTATGCGGCCAGGGCAGATCTTAAACCGGTTATGTATACAGGTATGGAACCTGGAGGACAATTGACCCAGACCACTGATGTGGATAATTTTCCGGGCTATCCAAATGGGATCATGGGCCCTGAAATGATGGAAGATTTCCGCAAACAGGCAGAACGTTTTGGTACTGATATCCGTTTTGGTTATGTAAGCGGGGTTGACTTTTCTACGCTGCCGCATAAAGTAATAGTTGATGATATCAAAACGGTTACTGCAGATACAGTCATCATTTCTACCGGTGCCACCGCCAAATGGCTTGGTCTTCCGAGTGAACAAAAATACAATGGTTTTGGTGTTTCTGCCTGTGCCGTATGCGATGGTTTCTTCTTTAGGGGACAGGATGTGGCTATTGTTGGTGCGGGTGATACTGCAGCCGAAGAGGCAACTTACCTGGCAAAACTTTGTAAAAAGGTTTATATGCTGGTGCGCAGGGATGAGTTCAGGGCCTCGAAAGCTATGGTACACAGGGTGTTGAATACACCTAATATTGAAGTGATCTACAATACCGAGACCAGGGAAATCCTGGGCAATGGAAAAAATGTTACAGCGGTTAGGGTGGTAAATAACCAGACTGGTGCTGAAACTGATTTGCCGGTTGAAGGATTTTTTGTAGCCATTGGCCATAAACCCAATACGGATATTTTTAAAGGCTGGCTGGAGATGGACGATACCGGCTACCTGAAAACAATTCCAGGCTCTACAAAAACGAATGTTGAGGGGGTTTTTGCCAGTGGGGATGTACAGGATAGTTATTACCGCCAGGCCATAACGGCTGCGGGTTCTGGTTGTATGGCTGCGCTTGATGCAGAACGTTATTTAGCTGCTAAAGAACACGAAATAAAAGTCATTTCCTGA
- a CDS encoding beta-N-acetylhexosaminidase, producing the protein MMKKLLAIGLLALLYVPVFAQNDVNMGIIPAPVSVKKGAGTFKLDKTVVLISNEVKNSKSADLLNAFIVSKAGFSLREAKSAMANERAIVLSSAAAEQLPAEGYKISINPKTITITGKAAGLFYGVQSVMQLMPDKQHNEILIPAAEINDYPRFKYRGLHLDVGRHVFPVAFIKKYIDLMAQYKLNNFHWHLTEDQGWRIEIKKYPKLTATAASRNGTIIGHYPGVNNDGEVYKGFYTQNEVKEVVAYAMARFINVIPEIEMPGHASAAIAAYPELSCFPDKDTFVADVTPWAGSRKGKQVQQTWGVFDDVFVPSENTFKFLEDVLDEVIALFPSKYIHIGGDESPKKYWEQSEFCQKLIKQLGLKDEHELQSYFIQRIEKYVNSKSRSIIGWDEILEGGLAPNATVMSWRGVKGGIAAAQQKHEVIMTPNAGGLYFDHKQSESADEPTNIGGLAPYSKSYNYDPVPAELAPDEQKYVIGVQANVWTEYIQSAAKVEYFLLPRLFSLSEIAWSQASGKDFKNFSEERLPLHLSRLDKTGTNYWVPTPLGLNQKVLNGEDFSITLKEPIPGAKIYYTLDLTRPSEIGELYTKPIKVKVPKGQKQILKTIVVTAAGKRSVVTETILNNGSAEVAAK; encoded by the coding sequence ATGATGAAAAAACTATTAGCTATTGGTTTACTGGCCCTTTTGTATGTTCCTGTTTTTGCCCAAAATGATGTAAATATGGGAATTATCCCTGCTCCGGTGTCTGTAAAAAAAGGTGCAGGAACTTTTAAATTGGATAAGACTGTAGTTTTGATATCGAATGAGGTTAAAAATTCGAAATCGGCTGATCTTTTAAATGCTTTTATTGTAAGCAAGGCCGGCTTTTCTTTAAGAGAAGCCAAATCTGCGATGGCCAATGAGCGGGCCATTGTACTGAGTTCTGCTGCTGCGGAACAATTGCCTGCCGAAGGTTATAAAATAAGCATAAACCCTAAAACCATTACCATTACCGGAAAGGCTGCGGGCTTATTTTATGGTGTACAATCTGTTATGCAGCTGATGCCGGACAAACAGCACAATGAGATCCTGATTCCTGCAGCTGAAATTAACGATTACCCAAGGTTTAAATACAGGGGCCTGCACCTGGATGTTGGAAGGCACGTGTTCCCTGTTGCTTTCATCAAGAAGTACATCGACCTGATGGCCCAGTATAAACTGAACAATTTTCACTGGCACTTAACTGAAGACCAGGGCTGGAGGATTGAGATTAAAAAATACCCTAAATTAACCGCTACCGCTGCCAGCAGAAACGGAACGATTATCGGGCACTACCCAGGTGTAAATAACGACGGAGAAGTTTATAAAGGTTTTTATACGCAAAATGAAGTAAAGGAAGTTGTAGCCTATGCTATGGCGAGGTTCATCAACGTAATCCCGGAAATTGAAATGCCGGGACATGCGAGTGCGGCAATTGCGGCTTACCCTGAGCTGAGCTGTTTCCCGGATAAAGACACCTTTGTGGCCGACGTTACACCCTGGGCAGGTTCGCGTAAAGGTAAGCAGGTACAGCAAACCTGGGGCGTATTCGACGACGTATTTGTACCCTCGGAAAATACCTTTAAGTTTTTGGAAGATGTTTTAGATGAGGTCATTGCGCTTTTCCCTTCTAAATACATCCACATCGGTGGGGATGAATCTCCTAAGAAATACTGGGAGCAAAGTGAGTTTTGCCAGAAATTAATCAAACAGCTGGGCTTAAAAGATGAGCACGAACTGCAGAGTTATTTCATCCAGCGCATTGAAAAATATGTAAATTCTAAAAGCAGGAGCATCATAGGCTGGGATGAAATTTTAGAAGGAGGGTTGGCACCCAATGCAACTGTAATGTCCTGGAGAGGTGTAAAAGGGGGGATTGCAGCAGCGCAGCAAAAGCATGAAGTGATCATGACCCCAAATGCAGGTGGTCTGTATTTTGACCACAAGCAATCTGAATCTGCCGATGAACCCACCAATATCGGTGGTCTGGCACCTTATTCCAAATCATACAACTATGATCCGGTACCTGCCGAACTTGCACCTGATGAACAGAAATATGTGATAGGGGTGCAGGCAAATGTCTGGACAGAGTACATTCAAAGCGCTGCCAAAGTGGAGTACTTTTTGCTGCCCAGACTGTTCTCTTTATCGGAGATTGCGTGGAGCCAGGCTTCAGGTAAAGACTTTAAGAATTTTTCGGAAGAGCGCTTGCCTTTGCACCTCTCGAGGCTGGATAAAACAGGTACCAATTACTGGGTACCCACACCCTTAGGCCTGAATCAGAAAGTGCTGAACGGTGAAGATTTCAGCATTACCTTGAAAGAACCCATCCCGGGAGCTAAGATTTATTATACCTTAGACCTGACCCGCCCTTCAGAAATAGGGGAACTGTATACCAAACCCATTAAAGTAAAAGTACCGAAAGGCCAGAAACAGATTTTGAAAACCATTGTTGTTACAGCAGCTGGTAAACGGAGTGTGGTAACTGAAACTATTTTAAACAACGGAAGTGCTGAAGTGGCCGCTAAATAG
- a CDS encoding response regulator transcription factor produces MQNQAEARVVIIEDDQTIREGYTYLINNTSPYQVVNTYPSFDAARQKIGRDNPDVIILDIQMPGTNGIDALPLLKKTLPDVYIIMLTVHETEKIILEALANGASGYFTKNTPSSKIIEAIKDVLQGGGPMSPNVAKKVITSLQKNPDSPLTKRETQILSLMSRGKDRSQIANELFIEIETVKTHIKNIYLKLDVNSKADAIKVAKNNRLV; encoded by the coding sequence ATGCAGAATCAGGCAGAAGCAAGAGTAGTTATCATAGAAGATGATCAAACCATCAGAGAAGGCTATACCTATCTGATCAACAATACCTCCCCTTATCAGGTAGTCAATACCTACCCCTCCTTTGATGCCGCAAGGCAAAAGATCGGCAGGGATAACCCTGATGTGATTATCCTGGATATACAAATGCCAGGCACCAATGGCATAGATGCGCTTCCGCTGCTAAAAAAAACCTTGCCGGATGTGTATATCATTATGTTAACTGTACATGAAACAGAAAAAATCATTCTGGAGGCCCTGGCCAATGGTGCATCAGGTTACTTTACAAAAAACACCCCTTCTTCAAAGATTATTGAAGCCATTAAGGATGTTTTACAGGGCGGCGGCCCTATGAGCCCCAATGTTGCCAAAAAAGTCATCACTTCCCTGCAAAAAAACCCCGATTCTCCACTCACCAAAAGAGAAACCCAGATATTGAGTCTGATGAGCAGGGGCAAAGACAGGTCTCAGATTGCAAATGAATTGTTTATAGAGATTGAGACCGTAAAAACACACATCAAGAACATCTACCTTAAACTCGATGTGAACTCAAAAGCAGATGCCATTAAAGTTGCTAAAAATAACCGGCTGGTCTGA
- a CDS encoding ligand-binding sensor domain-containing protein, whose product MSDIKRIFVMLFLLASGLQAFSQRYNFEHYNIEDGLVQSQVTAITQDKQRRLWIATLGGLSCFNGNQFINFGKTDGLNSNFILSLAVNDQNSLFIGSGRGLSAYNGFSFYHYKETNNWTDMLVAGTGNMVYGLSDRHLFKTNRSATERVNISRDTAEMVTTLTTDQGGKIWAAVYTHGIYSLEGNKWQAKITGAAVKNLVVTGLLIDKFVKDKIWLLTTTGIFLSEHGKLLSRYAGKIKKATAILQDEKGNIWLGTNKGAWYISTDHEIYFNAKNGFTDNVVKQIFRDAENNIWFGTDGSGIYRFNSNGYVTFDESQGLQNNIVMSIVNGPKPDEIWLGTYDGLFSQQNNQIRRISIPSDNEDTKRINVLLKDSKNDIWVGTVGGGLWLYHKNRFKRIDHESRGIACNAIMEDRDHNIWLSTNTGCFMVDNLSKKISRISPRFGSSLLEIGKDSIITGTQNGAYLVNHKKEIKRLKFRLIEGSSILAMLKNGPDVFFGTADNGLIIWDTVTGKVKQLSTKNGLFSDHIYSLLLDKRGTIWIGTGRGINRLNSKDHSLIKGNDGNALLVECNQNAILEKDDKIWIGTTKGAIVHYNKISPSVAGTPYVFINSAGVLSQNKKGDQNNLQITYKERELNQEITLPYDHNHLNINFTGIYLTNPKALMYTYRLIGLDTTYSKPAANSSINYTALPPGKYTFQVKALTVSGIESGNTAAIQFQITPPYYQTAIFKIFILLVILLLIILSVYVIINLNERQRRLRLKIKLEEQFKIRKQTAEDFHDDLGNKLTRISVLSEVLTSMTDQDDTEKRAIIQKIKTNVNELYTGTKDILWSLNPKHDTLCELLTHIREFGQEMFNGTPILFEEETSLNDTDSRLSLEMSRNILMIFKEAIHNALKHSKADHVKFTAKMAHDVLDIRLDDNGTGFDVASAGNGHGINNMNVRAARINGILNIISNTKGTTIALSVKFKTSKNAESGRSKSSYHRR is encoded by the coding sequence GTGTCTGATATCAAAAGAATTTTTGTGATGCTTTTCCTGCTTGCCAGTGGTCTTCAGGCCTTCAGTCAGCGGTACAACTTTGAGCATTACAATATCGAGGACGGTCTGGTCCAGTCGCAGGTAACGGCCATTACCCAGGACAAACAAAGACGGTTATGGATAGCCACTTTGGGGGGACTAAGCTGTTTCAATGGTAACCAGTTCATTAATTTTGGGAAAACTGACGGCTTAAACAGCAATTTTATTTTATCGCTGGCAGTAAATGACCAAAATAGCCTCTTTATTGGTTCCGGACGAGGGTTATCTGCTTATAACGGCTTTTCCTTTTATCATTACAAGGAGACAAACAACTGGACTGACATGTTGGTTGCCGGCACCGGCAACATGGTATATGGCCTGTCAGACCGGCATCTTTTTAAAACAAACAGGTCCGCAACTGAACGCGTAAACATTAGCCGCGACACAGCCGAAATGGTAACCACCCTGACTACCGACCAGGGCGGAAAAATATGGGCAGCAGTATATACACATGGCATATACAGCCTGGAAGGAAACAAATGGCAGGCTAAAATAACTGGGGCTGCTGTAAAAAATTTAGTGGTCACCGGGCTTTTAATAGATAAATTTGTTAAAGATAAAATCTGGTTGCTGACAACCACTGGCATATTCCTGTCAGAACACGGAAAACTGCTCAGCAGGTATGCCGGTAAGATTAAAAAAGCTACAGCAATCCTGCAGGACGAAAAAGGAAATATCTGGCTGGGTACAAACAAGGGCGCCTGGTACATCAGCACAGATCATGAAATCTATTTTAATGCTAAAAATGGATTTACCGATAATGTGGTTAAACAAATATTCAGGGATGCAGAAAACAACATCTGGTTTGGTACAGACGGCTCAGGGATTTACAGGTTTAACAGCAATGGTTATGTCACATTCGACGAATCGCAGGGCTTACAGAACAATATTGTAATGAGTATTGTGAATGGCCCCAAACCAGACGAAATCTGGCTGGGCACTTACGATGGCCTGTTTAGCCAGCAAAACAACCAGATCAGAAGGATCAGCATCCCTTCCGACAATGAGGATACAAAAAGGATCAATGTATTGTTAAAAGACAGCAAAAATGATATATGGGTAGGTACAGTGGGTGGTGGTTTATGGCTTTATCATAAAAACAGGTTTAAACGCATAGACCATGAAAGTCGCGGTATAGCCTGTAATGCCATTATGGAAGACAGGGACCACAACATCTGGTTATCTACAAATACCGGCTGTTTTATGGTAGACAACCTCAGCAAAAAAATAAGCCGAATCAGCCCCCGGTTTGGCAGCAGTTTACTTGAAATAGGTAAAGATTCGATAATAACCGGTACGCAGAACGGTGCTTACCTGGTTAACCATAAAAAAGAGATCAAACGGTTAAAGTTCAGGCTCATTGAAGGCTCAAGCATTTTAGCGATGCTCAAAAATGGTCCTGATGTTTTTTTTGGAACGGCCGACAATGGCCTGATCATATGGGATACAGTAACCGGAAAAGTTAAACAGCTGAGTACTAAAAACGGACTTTTTTCTGACCACATCTATAGCTTGCTCCTCGATAAAAGGGGAACAATCTGGATAGGGACCGGCAGGGGCATAAACCGGCTGAACTCAAAAGACCATAGCCTGATCAAAGGCAATGACGGGAATGCCTTACTTGTTGAATGCAACCAAAATGCAATTCTGGAGAAAGATGACAAAATCTGGATAGGAACAACCAAAGGAGCAATTGTTCATTACAACAAAATAAGTCCCTCAGTAGCGGGCACACCCTACGTTTTCATCAACTCAGCAGGTGTTTTGTCCCAAAACAAAAAAGGAGATCAGAATAACCTGCAAATTACCTACAAAGAGCGTGAACTGAACCAGGAAATAACACTGCCTTATGACCACAATCACCTGAACATCAACTTTACAGGTATTTACCTGACCAATCCTAAAGCATTGATGTATACCTACAGGTTAATCGGACTGGATACCACGTACAGTAAACCCGCTGCCAATTCTTCTATCAATTATACGGCCCTGCCACCCGGTAAATATACCTTTCAGGTTAAAGCCCTTACTGTTTCCGGAATCGAATCTGGCAATACCGCAGCCATCCAGTTCCAAATTACCCCGCCTTATTATCAGACCGCCATTTTTAAGATCTTTATCCTCTTGGTTATCCTTTTGCTGATCATACTTTCGGTATACGTCATCATCAACCTGAACGAAAGACAACGCAGATTGCGGCTCAAAATAAAACTGGAAGAGCAGTTTAAGATCAGAAAACAAACTGCAGAAGATTTTCACGACGATCTTGGTAACAAACTTACCCGAATCTCCGTCTTATCAGAAGTATTAACCAGTATGACTGATCAGGATGACACCGAAAAAAGGGCAATCATACAAAAAATAAAAACCAATGTGAACGAATTGTATACCGGAACAAAAGATATCCTCTGGTCTTTAAACCCAAAACACGATACCTTATGTGAATTGCTGACCCATATCAGGGAATTTGGACAGGAGATGTTTAACGGAACGCCCATACTTTTTGAAGAAGAAACTTCCCTGAATGACACGGACAGCAGGCTTTCACTCGAAATGAGCAGGAATATCCTGATGATCTTTAAGGAGGCCATACACAATGCCTTAAAACACTCAAAAGCAGATCATGTTAAATTTACAGCAAAGATGGCCCATGATGTTTTAGACATCAGGCTTGATGATAACGGGACTGGTTTCGATGTAGCATCTGCCGGAAACGGTCATGGGATCAACAATATGAATGTCCGGGCCGCCCGGATCAATGGAATTTTAAACATTATCTCCAATACTAAAGGAACAACAATAGCGCTCTCTGTTAAATTTAAAACATCAAAAAATGCAGAATCAGGCAGAAGCAAGAGTAGTTATCATAGAAGATGA
- a CDS encoding VOC family protein, protein MDFNQGYKVIFVNCEETALHFFSNVPGFKLYEKIEIQGRQCPIMQLKNGDFMMLVEKEAVEPETIVLKTDDCLRDYHLLKKRSIATLTKPRYVDNGLELCFSDPTGNHFIVLEERDYTDA, encoded by the coding sequence ATGGACTTTAATCAGGGTTACAAGGTTATTTTTGTTAATTGTGAAGAAACTGCTTTGCATTTCTTTTCGAATGTCCCTGGCTTTAAGCTATATGAGAAAATTGAGATCCAGGGCCGGCAATGCCCTATAATGCAATTAAAGAACGGAGATTTTATGATGCTGGTAGAAAAGGAAGCTGTTGAACCAGAGACGATTGTTTTAAAAACGGATGATTGTTTAAGGGATTACCATCTGCTTAAAAAGAGAAGCATAGCCACATTAACCAAGCCACGCTATGTTGATAATGGGCTTGAACTGTGTTTTTCAGATCCTACGGGCAATCATTTTATTGTGCTTGAAGAACGTGATTATACCGATGCCTGA
- a CDS encoding helix-turn-helix transcriptional regulator, whose amino-acid sequence MMKYNRILINKNEIISEVTCDAYYPMLTGKYAFNVVFNGEANYTIEKRQITLVPGSFIFLNHDTCYSHKIDSSVEVNTLSVLFDPGFVQDFEYSYRAEAKKLLDNPADLKSGQPRFMESIYTLQGDVKFNLQHLTRHLESGTNDQLLLNEYLHHCLINYYNLYHSEIERREAALKFLSRTTKTEIIRRLSIAKDYMISNYNKSIRLDDIAQMACLSVNHLLRTFKQAYQQSPHQFLTKIRLQQAKHLLKHTDYPVNEIVDIVGFECPSSFIRLFRNAFNVTPGQYR is encoded by the coding sequence ATGATGAAGTATAACAGGATCCTGATCAATAAGAATGAGATCATAAGTGAAGTTACTTGTGATGCCTATTATCCGATGCTTACGGGAAAGTATGCTTTTAATGTAGTATTTAATGGCGAAGCAAACTATACCATCGAGAAGCGGCAGATCACCCTTGTGCCCGGAAGTTTTATTTTCCTGAACCACGATACCTGTTATTCCCATAAAATAGATTCATCAGTAGAGGTAAACACACTTTCTGTGCTGTTTGATCCTGGTTTTGTGCAGGATTTTGAATATTCCTATCGGGCTGAAGCAAAAAAACTGCTGGACAATCCTGCCGACCTGAAAAGTGGGCAGCCGCGTTTTATGGAATCAATTTATACGCTCCAGGGCGATGTTAAATTTAATTTACAGCACCTTACCCGACATTTGGAAAGCGGTACCAATGACCAGCTGCTTTTAAACGAGTATTTACACCATTGCCTGATCAATTATTATAACCTGTACCATTCAGAAATAGAGCGCAGGGAAGCTGCCCTGAAATTTTTGAGCCGTACCACCAAAACGGAGATCATAAGAAGGTTGTCAATTGCTAAAGATTATATGATCAGCAATTACAACAAGAGCATACGCCTTGACGACATTGCACAGATGGCCTGTTTATCGGTTAATCACTTGCTGCGTACTTTTAAGCAGGCCTATCAGCAATCGCCCCACCAGTTTCTTACCAAGATCAGGCTCCAGCAGGCAAAGCACCTGTTAAAGCATACCGACTATCCGGTAAACGAAATTGTAGATATAGTAGGCTTTGAATGTCCAAGCTCATTTATCAGGCTGTTCAGAAACGCTTTCAATGTTACGCCAGGTCAGTACAGGTAA
- a CDS encoding RNA polymerase sigma factor, which yields MEKKDQLFKQIFDTNSKKIFHLCYGYTGDEDAANDLLQETFLKVWQNLDKFRNKSLISTWIYRIAVNTCLTYLRSEKRQAKDELTDNIIENRPEEFSEKNEQIALLYKSISQLEENDRLIITMVLDELPYHEIAEISGISEGNLRVKIHRIKLKLTELYNQHARI from the coding sequence ATGGAAAAAAAGGATCAATTATTTAAACAGATTTTCGATACAAATTCTAAAAAGATATTCCACTTATGCTACGGTTATACCGGGGATGAGGATGCAGCCAACGACCTGCTTCAGGAAACTTTTTTGAAGGTTTGGCAGAATCTTGATAAATTCAGGAACAAATCGCTCATCTCTACATGGATTTACAGAATTGCCGTAAATACCTGTTTAACTTACCTGAGATCTGAAAAACGCCAGGCAAAAGATGAACTGACGGATAACATTATAGAAAACCGGCCGGAAGAATTTTCAGAGAAAAATGAACAGATAGCCCTGCTCTACAAATCTATCTCCCAACTGGAAGAAAATGACCGCCTCATCATCACTATGGTACTGGATGAATTGCCATATCATGAAATAGCCGAGATTTCCGGTATCAGTGAAGGGAACTTAAGGGTAAAAATTCATCGCATTAAATTAAAACTTACAGAATTATACAACCAGCATGCAAGAATTTGA